Proteins co-encoded in one Marinobacter gudaonensis genomic window:
- the atuD gene encoding citronellyl-CoA dehydrogenase, which yields MKFTAEHEALRKTVRDFVEKEINPHCDEWEAAGEFPIHELFKKLGNLGLLGIQKPEEYGGMGLDYSYNLVAAEELGMAHCGGVPLAVGVQTDMCTPAIARFGSDELKRTFLAPAIAGDMVGCIGVSEVGAGSDVAGMKTTARKDGDDYIINGSKMWITNSPQSDFICLLANTSDDKPHKNKSLIVVPTKTPGISFSPHLNKLGMRSSETAQIFFDDVRVPQRYRIGAEGTGFMMQMLQFQEERLWSAANVIKALENCINKTIEYCRERKTFGQPLIDNQVIHFRLAELQTEVEALRALTYQACELHVEGKDVTRLASMAKLKAGRLGREVTDSCLQYWGGNGYMWDNPISRAYRDVRLVSIGGGADEIMLGIICKMMGTLPGKRRD from the coding sequence GTGAAATTCACAGCCGAACACGAAGCCCTGAGAAAAACCGTCCGGGATTTCGTCGAGAAGGAAATCAATCCCCACTGCGACGAATGGGAAGCCGCCGGCGAATTCCCGATCCATGAATTGTTCAAGAAACTCGGCAACCTCGGCCTTCTCGGTATCCAGAAGCCGGAAGAGTATGGCGGCATGGGCCTGGACTACAGCTACAACCTGGTGGCGGCTGAAGAGCTGGGCATGGCCCATTGTGGTGGGGTGCCGTTGGCCGTTGGCGTTCAGACCGATATGTGTACCCCGGCCATCGCCCGTTTTGGCTCCGATGAACTCAAGCGCACCTTCCTGGCCCCGGCGATCGCCGGTGACATGGTCGGCTGTATTGGCGTCAGTGAAGTAGGTGCCGGCTCCGATGTGGCGGGAATGAAAACCACCGCCCGAAAGGATGGCGACGACTACATCATCAACGGCTCCAAGATGTGGATCACCAACAGCCCGCAGTCGGATTTCATCTGCCTGCTCGCCAACACCTCGGACGACAAGCCCCACAAGAACAAATCGCTGATCGTAGTGCCCACCAAAACCCCGGGTATTTCCTTCAGCCCGCACCTGAACAAACTGGGCATGCGCTCCTCGGAAACCGCGCAGATTTTCTTTGACGACGTGCGCGTACCGCAGCGTTACCGGATTGGCGCCGAGGGCACCGGCTTCATGATGCAGATGCTGCAGTTCCAGGAGGAGCGCCTCTGGAGCGCCGCCAACGTGATCAAAGCGCTGGAGAACTGCATCAACAAGACCATCGAGTACTGCCGCGAGCGCAAGACCTTCGGCCAGCCGCTGATCGACAACCAGGTGATTCACTTCCGCCTGGCCGAGCTGCAAACCGAAGTCGAAGCCCTGCGCGCCCTCACCTACCAGGCCTGCGAGCTGCACGTGGAAGGCAAGGATGTAACTCGCCTGGCGTCCATGGCCAAGCTCAAGGCAGGACGACTCGGTCGCGAGGTTACCGACAGCTGCCTGCAGTACTGGGGCGGTAACGGCTATATGTGGGACAACCCGATTTCACGGGCTTATCGGGATGTTCGGCTGGTGTCCATTGGCGGGGGCGCCGATGAAATCATGCTCGGGATTATCTGCAAGATGATGGGGACGCTTCCGGGCAAGAGGCGCGACTGA
- a CDS encoding enoyl-CoA hydratase/isomerase family protein produces the protein MDQLPHCETLLLEKQGPTLFITLNRPDVRNAMSLEMVAELSAVFTQIENDLHIRAVVIRGASGHFCAGGDIKDMAGARGQKPAEGEADPFYRLNRAFGQMIQQVNESSKVVVAVTEGAVMGGGFGLACVSDVAIAGPTAKFGMPETSLGVIPAQIAPFVVERIGLTQARRLALLGLRIDAAEACRLGIVHQAATSGEELEELIASTLDHVRQCAPVATAETKALLHRVGHEPMSGLLDSAAEKFAAAIRGSEGTEGTMAFMQKRQPAWAGDD, from the coding sequence ATGGATCAGCTACCACATTGCGAAACACTTTTACTGGAGAAACAGGGCCCCACCCTGTTCATCACCCTCAACCGCCCGGACGTTCGCAACGCCATGAGCCTGGAGATGGTGGCGGAACTGTCGGCGGTGTTTACCCAGATCGAAAACGACCTGCACATCCGTGCCGTTGTCATCCGCGGCGCCAGTGGGCATTTCTGTGCCGGCGGTGACATCAAGGACATGGCCGGCGCCCGGGGCCAGAAACCGGCCGAGGGCGAGGCGGATCCGTTCTACCGCCTGAACCGGGCCTTTGGCCAGATGATCCAGCAGGTGAACGAATCCTCCAAGGTGGTTGTCGCGGTCACCGAGGGCGCGGTGATGGGCGGAGGTTTCGGCCTGGCCTGCGTCTCAGACGTCGCCATCGCCGGCCCCACAGCCAAGTTCGGCATGCCCGAGACCTCGTTGGGCGTGATTCCGGCCCAGATCGCCCCGTTTGTGGTGGAACGCATCGGCCTCACCCAGGCCCGCCGGCTGGCCCTGCTGGGTTTGAGAATTGACGCCGCCGAGGCGTGCCGCCTCGGGATCGTTCACCAGGCGGCCACTTCGGGCGAGGAACTGGAAGAGCTGATTGCCAGCACGCTGGATCATGTCCGCCAATGCGCGCCCGTGGCGACCGCGGAAACGAAAGCGTTGCTGCATCGGGTTGGCCACGAACCGATGAGCGGTTTGCTGGACAGTGCGGCCGAGAAATTCGCGGCAGCCATCCGGGGCAGCGAAGGCACGGAAGGCACCATGGCGTTTATGCAAAAACGTCAACCCGCCTGGGCGGGCGATGACTGA
- a CDS encoding acetyl/propionyl/methylcrotonyl-CoA carboxylase subunit alpha — protein sequence MLKKLLVANRGEIAVRVIRTAKALGYRTVAVYSEADTKALHVELADEAVCIGPAQVSASYLNSDTILDAARKTGADCIHPGYGFLSENAAFATACKDAGLVFVGPPASAIELMGSKRRSKIAMQDAGVPVVPGYEGSVKGNSATDDELIAAAKDIGYPLMIKASAGGGGRGMRLVESESELADSIKRARSESKQAFGDDELILEKAVIEPRHVEIQVFADSHGNAVYLGERDCSVQRRHQKVVEEAPSPFVTPELRQAMGEAAVKAALACNYEGAGTVEFLVDKHRNFYFLEMNTRLQVEHPVTELITGQDLVAWQLTVAEGRPLPLAQSDIRLNGHAIEVRLYAEDPAHGFTPQTGPLLAFEPAEGEGLRFDTGVRSGDAITPHYDPMLAKVIAWGQNRDEARRRLIRALEDTAVFGVTTNRYFLSRIIANDTFGAGEATTAFLQQAFADDPSLKPQAPDLRQLALAACVFDHGISGQTAWSNAPATMTPIKLASDDAVVELLVTRRGNRVSVSQGDAQHSLELIQRSEGRLCIIDNGVRQTCQYHRLGDSLYLQAFGQAWSVRDITHQPAQATGGVGSGRIQASMDGAIIDVLVAAGQNVRQGDTLVVLEAMKMEHPVKADRDGIVRAVHASRGDQVKRSQLLVEITADEAAEQENDA from the coding sequence ATGCTGAAGAAACTGCTAGTAGCCAACCGGGGCGAAATCGCCGTTCGGGTCATCCGCACCGCCAAAGCCCTCGGTTACCGCACCGTGGCCGTCTACTCCGAGGCCGACACCAAAGCCCTGCACGTGGAACTTGCCGACGAAGCCGTTTGCATCGGCCCGGCACAGGTGTCTGCCTCCTACCTGAACAGCGACACCATCCTCGATGCCGCCCGCAAAACCGGCGCCGACTGCATCCACCCGGGTTACGGCTTCCTCTCAGAGAACGCCGCCTTCGCCACCGCCTGCAAAGACGCCGGCCTGGTGTTCGTGGGCCCGCCAGCCTCCGCCATTGAACTGATGGGCAGCAAGCGCCGCTCCAAGATCGCCATGCAGGACGCCGGTGTGCCCGTGGTGCCGGGATATGAAGGCTCTGTCAAAGGTAACAGCGCCACCGACGACGAACTCATCGCCGCCGCCAAGGACATCGGCTACCCGCTGATGATCAAGGCCTCCGCCGGCGGCGGTGGCCGGGGCATGCGGCTGGTAGAGAGTGAATCGGAACTGGCCGACAGCATCAAACGGGCCCGTTCTGAATCGAAACAGGCCTTCGGGGATGACGAACTGATCCTCGAGAAAGCGGTGATCGAGCCCCGCCACGTGGAAATCCAGGTGTTTGCCGACAGCCACGGCAACGCCGTCTACCTGGGTGAGCGGGATTGTTCCGTGCAGCGTCGGCACCAGAAAGTGGTCGAAGAGGCGCCCTCCCCCTTCGTAACACCAGAACTGCGCCAGGCCATGGGCGAGGCGGCCGTCAAAGCAGCCCTCGCCTGCAATTACGAAGGCGCCGGCACCGTCGAGTTCCTGGTGGACAAGCACCGCAATTTCTACTTCCTGGAAATGAACACCCGCCTGCAGGTGGAGCACCCGGTAACCGAACTGATTACCGGCCAGGACCTGGTGGCCTGGCAGTTGACTGTCGCGGAGGGACGGCCTCTCCCATTGGCACAGAGCGACATCCGCCTGAACGGTCACGCTATCGAAGTGCGGCTATACGCAGAAGACCCGGCCCACGGGTTCACACCCCAAACCGGGCCATTGCTGGCCTTCGAACCCGCCGAAGGCGAAGGCCTGCGGTTTGATACCGGGGTTCGCTCCGGAGACGCCATCACACCCCACTACGACCCCATGCTCGCGAAGGTGATCGCCTGGGGCCAGAATCGGGACGAGGCGCGCCGCCGGCTGATACGGGCGCTGGAAGACACCGCCGTATTCGGGGTAACCACCAATCGTTACTTCCTGAGCCGGATCATTGCCAACGACACCTTCGGCGCCGGCGAGGCCACAACGGCTTTCCTGCAGCAGGCGTTCGCAGACGACCCGTCGCTGAAGCCCCAGGCACCGGACCTCCGCCAACTGGCCCTGGCGGCCTGCGTGTTCGACCATGGCATTTCGGGCCAGACCGCCTGGAGCAATGCCCCCGCCACCATGACACCGATCAAGCTGGCCAGCGATGATGCTGTTGTCGAGTTACTGGTGACCCGCCGCGGCAACCGCGTGTCTGTCAGCCAGGGCGACGCCCAACATTCTCTGGAGCTGATCCAGAGGAGCGAGGGCCGGTTGTGCATTATCGACAACGGGGTTCGTCAGACTTGCCAATATCACCGCCTTGGCGATTCCCTATATTTGCAGGCGTTCGGGCAAGCCTGGTCGGTGCGGGACATAACCCACCAACCGGCGCAGGCCACCGGTGGCGTCGGCAGCGGCCGCATCCAGGCCAGCATGGACGGCGCCATCATTGATGTGTTGGTGGCCGCTGGCCAGAACGTTCGCCAGGGCGATACGCTGGTGGTACTGGAGGCCATGAAGATGGAGCATCCGGTAAAAGCCGACCGAGACGGCATTGTCCGCGCGGTCCACGCCAGCCGGGGCGACCAGGTAAAGCGCAGCCAGCTGCTGGTGGAAATCACCGCCGACGAAGCCGCCGAACAGGAGAACGACGCATGA
- a CDS encoding SDR family oxidoreductase — MSSLRQRTVFITGASRGIGRAIAIACARHGANVVIAAKSDTPHPKLPGTIHTVAEEVREAGGQALPLVLDVRDEKQIRQRIDEAGEYFGGIDALVNNAGAIRLTGVENLKVSRYDLMHQVNARAVMACSQAALPWLKESDQAHILSLSPPLNLDTRWFAQYGPYTTTKYAMTMLSLGMAEEFRRYGIAVNTLWPKTLIATAAIEFEVGGPKMMAQGRKPEIMADAAVSILTRSAEAMTGQNLIDEDLLRQDGVTDFEHYRYEPGDKPLMPDLFLD; from the coding sequence ATGAGCAGTTTACGCCAACGCACCGTTTTCATTACCGGCGCCAGCCGGGGCATTGGCCGGGCCATCGCCATCGCCTGTGCCCGACATGGCGCCAACGTGGTGATTGCCGCCAAATCGGACACGCCGCACCCGAAGCTGCCGGGCACGATTCACACTGTGGCCGAGGAAGTACGCGAGGCCGGGGGCCAGGCGCTGCCGCTGGTGCTGGATGTGCGGGATGAAAAACAGATTCGTCAACGCATCGACGAGGCCGGTGAGTATTTCGGCGGCATCGACGCCCTGGTGAACAACGCCGGTGCCATCCGGCTCACCGGCGTGGAGAACCTGAAGGTCAGCCGGTACGACCTGATGCATCAGGTCAATGCCCGGGCGGTGATGGCCTGCAGCCAGGCGGCCTTGCCCTGGCTGAAAGAGTCGGATCAGGCCCACATCCTGAGCCTGTCACCGCCCCTGAACCTGGACACCCGGTGGTTCGCCCAGTACGGCCCCTACACCACCACCAAGTACGCCATGACCATGCTGAGCCTGGGCATGGCGGAGGAATTCCGGCGCTATGGCATTGCCGTGAACACGCTCTGGCCGAAAACCCTGATTGCCACCGCCGCCATCGAGTTTGAAGTGGGCGGCCCGAAAATGATGGCCCAGGGCCGTAAGCCCGAGATCATGGCCGATGCCGCCGTCAGCATTCTGACCCGTTCAGCCGAGGCAATGACCGGGCAGAACCTGATTGACGAAGACCTGCTCCGGCAGGACGGCGTCACCGACTTTGAACACTACCGGTACGAACCGGGCGACAAGCCCCTGATGCCGGATCTGTTTCTGGACTGA
- a CDS encoding long-chain-acyl-CoA synthetase, translated as MSQDNVSPLDLARSLPGILRRLPAITRGLYYYSLDNENRELTLGTLIETNARNVGQRPAVLFEDRVITWSELNGWANRIARYLQEQGLTKGDAIAVFLENRPELLAVVAGAAKLGVACAMLNTSQKGKVLEHSIGLIEPKMVVVGEELLDSFEGIRANLHTRHPRPFQFLADINTLNAFGEAPEGYTNMADQVSTFNSDNLVLGNPPRMGDTAIYLFTSGTTGLPKAAPGSHRKFVKAYGGFGLMSLAMEPEDVLYCTLPLYHGTALLVCWGSVLAGGSAIALRRKFSASAFWDDVRRYRATTFGYVGELCRYLLNQPPGPQDRNHNLTKMIGNGLRPSIWKEFKDRFGIQTVAELYASSEGNIGFSNFFNMDNTVGFSTAPYKLVQFHEGTRDPIRDKKGFMKEVAKGEPGLLIGEITKKWSFEGYTQKDATEKSILRNAFKKGDAWFNTGDVLREIGFGHLQFVDRMGDTFRWKGENVSTTEVENIIDGSGMVEEAIVYGVEIPGTNGKAGMVTLVPQSNGKPFDVNRLFRYLRDNLPAYAVPVFVRVTNAIEKTGTFKYRKVDIQKLGYSLRDGESVYAWLPGTDGYTLLTPELVSEIDSGSVRF; from the coding sequence ATGAGCCAAGACAACGTATCCCCACTGGACCTTGCCCGCAGCCTGCCCGGGATTCTGCGGCGTTTGCCCGCCATTACCCGGGGGCTGTATTACTATTCCCTGGACAACGAGAACCGGGAGCTGACCCTAGGCACGCTTATTGAGACCAACGCCCGGAACGTCGGCCAACGGCCTGCGGTGCTGTTTGAAGACCGCGTTATCACCTGGAGCGAACTTAATGGCTGGGCCAACCGCATCGCCCGATACCTGCAGGAGCAGGGACTCACCAAAGGCGACGCCATTGCCGTGTTCCTGGAAAACCGGCCAGAACTGCTCGCGGTGGTGGCCGGCGCCGCCAAGCTCGGCGTTGCCTGCGCCATGCTCAATACGTCCCAGAAAGGCAAGGTTCTCGAGCACAGCATCGGGCTGATCGAACCGAAGATGGTGGTTGTCGGGGAAGAATTGCTGGATAGCTTCGAAGGCATCCGGGCCAATCTCCATACCCGCCATCCCAGACCGTTCCAGTTCCTGGCGGATATCAATACCCTGAACGCCTTTGGCGAGGCCCCGGAGGGCTACACCAACATGGCCGATCAGGTGAGCACCTTCAACAGCGATAACCTGGTGCTGGGCAATCCCCCCAGAATGGGCGATACCGCCATCTATCTGTTCACGTCCGGCACCACCGGCCTGCCGAAGGCCGCGCCTGGCTCACACCGGAAATTCGTCAAGGCCTATGGCGGCTTCGGCCTGATGTCCCTGGCCATGGAACCAGAGGACGTCCTCTACTGCACCCTGCCCCTCTACCACGGCACCGCGCTGCTGGTGTGCTGGGGCTCCGTTCTGGCCGGCGGCTCGGCTATTGCGTTACGCCGCAAGTTCTCCGCCAGCGCCTTCTGGGACGACGTTCGCCGCTACCGCGCCACCACCTTTGGCTACGTCGGCGAACTCTGCCGCTACCTGCTGAACCAGCCCCCCGGACCGCAAGACCGTAACCACAACCTCACCAAGATGATCGGCAACGGCCTGCGGCCCTCCATCTGGAAAGAATTCAAGGACCGCTTCGGCATACAAACCGTCGCCGAGCTCTACGCCTCCAGCGAGGGCAACATCGGCTTCAGCAACTTCTTCAACATGGACAACACCGTCGGCTTCTCCACCGCTCCCTACAAGCTGGTGCAGTTCCACGAAGGCACCCGCGACCCGATACGCGACAAAAAGGGCTTCATGAAAGAAGTGGCCAAGGGCGAGCCCGGCCTGTTGATCGGCGAAATCACCAAGAAGTGGTCGTTCGAGGGCTACACCCAGAAAGACGCCACGGAAAAGTCGATCCTGCGTAACGCCTTCAAAAAAGGCGACGCCTGGTTCAACACCGGTGACGTACTACGGGAAATCGGCTTTGGCCACCTTCAGTTCGTTGACCGCATGGGCGACACCTTCCGCTGGAAGGGCGAAAACGTGTCCACCACGGAGGTGGAAAACATCATCGACGGTTCGGGAATGGTGGAGGAAGCCATTGTCTACGGCGTCGAGATCCCTGGCACAAATGGCAAGGCCGGCATGGTAACCCTGGTGCCCCAGAGCAACGGCAAGCCGTTCGACGTTAACCGCCTGTTCCGCTACCTGCGGGACAATCTGCCGGCCTATGCGGTGCCGGTGTTCGTGCGCGTCACCAACGCCATCGAGAAAACGGGGACCTTCAAGTACCGCAAGGTGGATATCCAGAAGCTCGGCTACTCACTGCGGGATGGCGAATCGGTCTACGCCTGGTTGCCCGGTACCGACGGGTATACTTTGCTGACGCCGGAGCTGGTTTCGGAGATTGACTCTGGGTCGGTCCGGTTTTGA
- a CDS encoding NADPH:quinone oxidoreductase family protein: MKAILCKEYGPADKLVIEDVPSPEAKGRGVKVRVKAAGLNFPDTLIIEGKYQLKPNMPFSPGGEMAGEVVAVGDKVTRFKVGDRVAGLTGYGAFAEEVIVPEQNLLPVPDGMSDEKAAAFTMVYGTSYYALKQRGNLQPGETLLVLGASGGVGLATVELGKAMGAKVIAAASSAEKLAIAKEAGADELIDYTEEPLKDAVKKLTHSKGVDVIYDPVGGDFTEQALRAMGWNGRHLIIGFAAGDIPKIPANLTLLKGCSVVGVFWGSFTQREPEASAQNMMELMKLYAEGKIDPKVSAVYDFEDYAEALGALTGRKATGKVVLKVSS, encoded by the coding sequence ATGAAAGCCATTCTCTGCAAGGAATACGGCCCCGCTGATAAACTGGTGATCGAAGACGTCCCCAGCCCCGAAGCGAAAGGGCGCGGCGTGAAAGTACGCGTGAAGGCCGCCGGCCTGAATTTCCCGGACACGCTGATCATCGAAGGCAAATACCAGCTCAAACCCAACATGCCTTTCTCTCCGGGCGGCGAGATGGCCGGAGAAGTTGTGGCCGTGGGCGACAAGGTCACCCGTTTCAAGGTGGGCGACCGGGTAGCCGGGCTCACCGGTTACGGCGCCTTCGCGGAGGAGGTGATCGTTCCGGAGCAAAACCTGCTGCCGGTTCCGGACGGCATGTCGGATGAGAAGGCCGCCGCGTTCACCATGGTGTATGGCACGTCCTATTACGCGCTCAAACAGCGCGGCAATCTGCAACCGGGCGAGACCCTGTTGGTCCTGGGCGCCAGTGGCGGTGTTGGCCTGGCCACGGTCGAGCTGGGCAAGGCCATGGGCGCCAAGGTGATCGCCGCCGCCAGCTCCGCCGAAAAACTGGCCATCGCCAAAGAGGCCGGTGCCGACGAGCTGATCGATTACACCGAAGAGCCCCTCAAAGACGCGGTCAAGAAGCTCACCCACAGCAAGGGCGTGGATGTGATCTACGACCCGGTCGGCGGCGACTTCACCGAACAGGCCCTGCGCGCCATGGGCTGGAACGGCCGTCACCTGATTATCGGCTTCGCCGCCGGCGACATCCCGAAAATCCCCGCCAACCTGACGCTGCTCAAGGGTTGTTCCGTGGTCGGCGTATTCTGGGGCAGCTTCACCCAGCGCGAGCCGGAGGCGAGCGCCCAGAACATGATGGAGCTGATGAAGCTTTACGCCGAAGGCAAGATTGATCCGAAGGTCAGTGCCGTTTACGACTTCGAGGATTACGCCGAGGCGCTGGGGGCTCTTACTGGTCGCAAGGCCACCGGCAAAGTGGTGCTTAAAGTCAGCTCTTGA
- a CDS encoding BLUF domain-containing protein: MSLMRLAYASEATFQAKPVEKGVEPHVARILMTSRKNNARDQLVGGLYYGDNRFFQYLEGDESAVRETYGRILKDERHRNVKTLIEEPITERTFSNWSMKYVPLSKDVRQFLDAEGLESFDPANFTADQCEKMIELIRNSSQDQKLVNYDDDRATGNQPQVMSGGLKAGIIVAGICIVGALLFAGSML; encoded by the coding sequence ATGTCTCTTATGCGTCTGGCTTATGCCAGTGAAGCCACGTTCCAGGCCAAACCGGTGGAAAAGGGCGTCGAGCCTCACGTCGCCCGGATTCTCATGACGTCTCGTAAGAACAACGCCAGGGACCAGTTGGTCGGTGGCCTGTACTACGGGGACAACCGGTTTTTCCAGTATCTGGAGGGTGACGAGTCGGCCGTGCGCGAAACCTACGGTCGAATTCTCAAGGATGAACGCCATCGCAATGTGAAAACGCTCATCGAGGAACCGATCACCGAGCGGACGTTCAGTAACTGGTCCATGAAGTACGTGCCGCTCTCAAAAGACGTTCGGCAATTCCTGGATGCCGAGGGCCTGGAGTCATTTGATCCGGCCAATTTCACCGCCGACCAGTGCGAGAAAATGATCGAGCTGATCCGCAACTCCAGCCAGGACCAAAAACTGGTCAATTACGATGATGACCGGGCCACCGGTAACCAGCCGCAAGTAATGTCGGGTGGCCTCAAGGCGGGCATTATCGTGGCGGGAATCTGTATTGTGGGCGCGCTGCTTTTCGCCGGCTCCATGCTCTGA
- a CDS encoding trimeric intracellular cation channel family protein translates to MVDIIYVLELIGIAAFAISGMIVARSKNMDPVGVFTIGFITALGGGTLRDLIMDNHPLYWIKHQELPMLILAMAIVFSYWQRAERLRESRILLPDAIGLGVFSILGAQLALDLGHSLFVASLLGVMTGTFGGALRDTLCNEVPYIFRKDQIYASISFAGCWVYFLCQWLLSNEALPLTIGLLFIVMVRLLAVRFDIRLQRDPGNH, encoded by the coding sequence ATGGTCGATATCATTTATGTGCTTGAATTGATTGGCATCGCTGCTTTTGCCATTTCCGGCATGATTGTCGCGCGGTCAAAGAATATGGATCCGGTAGGCGTATTTACCATCGGGTTCATTACGGCTCTTGGCGGCGGCACCCTGCGGGACCTGATCATGGACAACCACCCGCTGTACTGGATCAAGCATCAGGAACTGCCCATGCTGATCCTGGCCATGGCCATCGTGTTCAGTTACTGGCAGCGGGCCGAGCGGCTCCGGGAATCCCGCATCCTGCTTCCGGATGCCATTGGCCTGGGCGTGTTCTCTATTCTGGGCGCCCAGCTCGCCCTGGATCTGGGCCACTCCCTGTTCGTGGCTTCTCTGCTGGGTGTGATGACCGGTACCTTTGGCGGTGCCCTGCGCGATACTCTCTGCAATGAGGTGCCCTACATTTTCCGGAAGGACCAGATCTACGCATCCATCTCGTTTGCGGGCTGTTGGGTCTATTTCCTCTGCCAGTGGCTACTTTCCAACGAGGCGCTGCCTCTGACCATCGGCCTGCTGTTCATTGTGATGGTGCGCCTGCTCGCCGTACGCTTTGATATCCGCCTGCAGCGCGATCCCGGCAACCACTAA
- a CDS encoding NCS2 family permease, producing the protein MLERLFQLQAHGTTVRKEVVAGVTTFLTMAYIIVVNPSILSATGMDFGAVFVATCLAAVIGTLIMGLWANYPIALAPGMGLNAFFSFTVVGSMGYSWQVALGAVFLSGFLFFLLSIFRVREWIINSIPMSLRFGISAGIGFFLALIALKNAGIVVDHPATLVGLGEVKVAESLLFFGGFLLICALSFRQVTGAVMIGIIAVTGIAMMLGMVEYKGFVSAPPSLAPTFLQLDLAGALNVGMVSVIFAFLFVDLFDTSGTLIGAAQRGGLLDKDGKLPRLGRALMSDSVATMSGAALGTSTTTSYIESTAGISAGGRTGLTAVVVAALFLACLLLSPIASIIPAYATAPALLYVAVLMASGLKLIDWDDVTDAAPAVVTALMMPLTFSIANGIALGFITYAVLKALSGRWSDLNASVVIIAIVFVLKFIFLDAA; encoded by the coding sequence ATGCTTGAGCGACTGTTCCAACTCCAGGCCCACGGCACCACTGTTCGTAAAGAAGTGGTAGCGGGCGTCACCACTTTCCTGACCATGGCCTACATCATCGTGGTCAACCCCAGCATCCTGTCAGCAACCGGCATGGATTTCGGGGCCGTCTTCGTGGCCACCTGTCTGGCCGCCGTCATCGGCACCCTGATCATGGGCCTCTGGGCGAATTACCCCATCGCTCTTGCCCCGGGCATGGGTCTGAACGCCTTTTTTTCCTTCACCGTCGTTGGCAGCATGGGCTACAGCTGGCAGGTAGCCCTGGGCGCCGTATTCCTCTCCGGCTTCCTGTTCTTCCTGCTCAGCATCTTTCGGGTTCGGGAATGGATCATCAACAGCATCCCCATGTCCCTGCGTTTCGGCATTTCCGCCGGTATCGGCTTCTTCCTGGCACTGATTGCCCTCAAGAACGCCGGCATCGTGGTGGATCACCCGGCCACGCTGGTCGGCCTTGGCGAGGTGAAAGTAGCGGAGAGCCTGCTGTTTTTCGGTGGCTTCCTGCTGATTTGCGCGCTTTCGTTCCGGCAGGTCACCGGAGCCGTTATGATCGGCATTATTGCCGTCACCGGCATTGCCATGATGCTGGGTATGGTGGAATACAAAGGCTTTGTTTCGGCACCGCCCAGCCTTGCGCCCACCTTCCTGCAGCTGGACCTGGCCGGCGCCCTGAATGTGGGCATGGTCAGCGTGATTTTTGCCTTCCTTTTCGTTGACCTGTTTGATACCTCCGGCACACTCATTGGCGCCGCCCAGCGCGGTGGTCTCCTGGACAAGGACGGCAAGCTGCCGCGCCTGGGCCGGGCCCTGATGTCCGATTCCGTGGCCACCATGTCCGGTGCCGCCCTGGGTACCTCCACCACCACCAGCTACATCGAGTCCACCGCTGGCATATCCGCCGGTGGGCGCACCGGCCTGACCGCAGTGGTTGTCGCCGCCCTGTTCCTGGCATGTCTGCTGCTCTCGCCGATCGCAAGTATAATCCCGGCCTACGCCACTGCCCCGGCACTGCTTTACGTGGCAGTTCTGATGGCCAGCGGCCTCAAGCTTATCGACTGGGATGACGTGACAGACGCCGCACCGGCTGTGGTGACCGCCCTGATGATGCCCCTTACGTTCTCCATCGCCAACGGCATTGCCCTGGGGTTCATCACCTACGCTGTCCTGAAGGCCCTGAGCGGGCGCTGGTCTGACCTCAACGCCAGCGTTGTTATCATTGCCATTGTGTTTGTACTGAAATTCATTTTCCTGGACGCGGCCTGA
- a CDS encoding adenine phosphoribosyltransferase translates to MDYFSESIKKAIRTVPDWPKPGVAFRDITTVLQDKTAFRKLIDAFVHRYHGHKIDAVAAVDARGFIIGSALAYELNASLVLVRKKGKLPFDTLVEDYELEYGTASVELHKDAFKPGDKVVLVDDLIATGGTMLAASRLIRRIGAEIVEVAAMIDLPDLGGSRKLLDEGLQVYTVCSFEGD, encoded by the coding sequence ATGGATTATTTCTCCGAGAGCATCAAGAAGGCCATCCGCACAGTGCCGGACTGGCCCAAACCCGGCGTGGCCTTTCGCGACATCACCACGGTGCTGCAGGACAAGACCGCCTTCCGCAAGCTGATTGACGCCTTCGTGCACCGCTACCATGGCCACAAGATCGACGCCGTGGCCGCCGTCGATGCCCGGGGCTTCATCATCGGCTCGGCGCTCGCCTACGAGCTCAATGCATCCCTCGTACTGGTACGCAAGAAGGGCAAATTGCCCTTCGACACCCTGGTGGAAGACTACGAACTGGAGTACGGCACCGCCTCCGTGGAGCTGCACAAGGACGCGTTCAAGCCCGGAGACAAGGTGGTTCTGGTAGACGACCTGATTGCCACCGGCGGCACCATGCTGGCCGCCAGCCGTCTGATCCGCCGTATCGGTGCCGAAATCGTGGAGGTGGCGGCAATGATCGATCTGCCGGACCTGGGCGGCTCCCGCAAGCTTCTGGACGAAGGTCTTCAGGTTTATACTGTCTGTTCATTCGAAGGGGACTGA